From one Tiliqua scincoides isolate rTilSci1 chromosome 14, rTilSci1.hap2, whole genome shotgun sequence genomic stretch:
- the GGT5 gene encoding glutathione hydrolase 5 proenzyme produces the protein MGLGGGVIFTIYNASTGEVEVINARETAPKTMAPDLLNDCRDSFLPGAKWIAVPGELRGYEAAHRRHGRLPWKALFEPTIKFLEPGVEMSVVLNRFLSHPQLEHELRNSSLSKLFLSAHGAILQPGETLHWPALVKTLRAVGEHGAKEFYSGETARKLVADVRKQGGSLTLDDLGSYQVRVVKALNISLGNYAMYSAPEPAAGPIIFFILNVLKGFNFTKESMSTPGGSATAYHYIAEALKFANGQRPKVEDPKFSGAEEGRIRELISDAFADHARQQIDGRGNHTASHYNLSQRSMGTFGTSHVSVLAEDGSAVSVTSTINHPFGSMVYSDQTGIILNNELVDFCMKQSSKTVSPGEMPPSSMAPSILISRDGQSKLVIGGSGGQSIVPALTLAIANKLWFGYDLDRAIRAPILSATTAGLLEFERGFRQDVVAELRRRGHRIREAALSLNVVQGISQDGPCIFPYSDVRKNGMASGY, from the exons GAGAAGTGGAGGTGATCAATGCTCGGGAAACAGCCCCCAAGACCATGGCCCCAGATTTGCTGAATGACTGTCGGGACAGTTTTCTCCCAG GGGCCAAGTGGATCGCAGTGCCGGGCGAGCTGCGTGGTTATGAAGCGGCCCACAGACGCCACGGCAGGCTTCCCTGGAAGGCACTGTTTGAACCAACCATCAAATTCCTTGAGCCCGGCGTTGAGATGTCCGTGGTTCTGAATCGCTTTCTCAGCCACCCCCAGTTGGAGCACGAGTTGAGAAActcctccttgag caaatTGTTTCTCAGTGCCCATGGTGCTATCTTACAACCTGGAGAAACATTGCACTGGCCAGCCCTGGTGAAGACACTGAGAGCCGTGGGGGAACATGGAGCCAAAGAATTTTACAGCGGGGAGACAGCTAGGAAGTTGGTGGCAGATGTGCGGAAACAAG GTGGCAGCTTGACACTAGACGATCTCGGCAGTTATCAGGTCAGGGTGGTAAAGGCACTGAACATTTCCCTGGGTAATTATGCCATGTATTCTGCCCCTGAACCTGCGGCGGGACCAATCATCTTCTTTATCCTCAATGTCCTGAAAG GGTTCAACTTCACCAAGGAGTCCATGAGCACGCCCGGTGGCAGTGCCACTGCATATCACTACATTGCTGAAGCCCTGAAGTTCGCCAATGGCCAGAGACCCAAAGTTGAGGACCCAAAGTTTTCCGGAGCTGAAGAG ggcaggATTCGTGAGCTGATCTCAGATGCCTTTGCTGACCATGCCAGGCAGCAGATCGATGGCAGAGGGAACCACACAGCCTCCCACTACAACCTCAGCCAGAGGAGCATGGGGACGTTTGGCACCTCCCATGTGTCAGTTCTGGCTGAAGATGGCAGCGCCGTGTCAGTCACCAGCACCATCAACCACCC GTTTGGCTCGATGGTGTATTCTGACCAAACTGGGATCATCTTAAATAACGAACTTGTGGACTTCTGCATGAAGCAGTCGAGCAAAACTGTCTCTCCAG GAGAGATGCCCCCCTCCTCCATGGCACCctccattctcatctccagggATGGTCAGTCCAAGCTGGTGATTGGCGGCTCCGGGGGCCAGTCAATTGTCCCCGCCTTGACCCTG GCGATTGCCAACAAGCTGTGGTTCGGGTACGACCTGGACAGGGCGATTCGGGCCCCGATTCTATCTGCCACCACTGCTGGCTTGTTGGAGTTTGAGAGAGGGTTCCGTCAG GACGTTGTGGCGGAATTGCGCAGGAGGGGACACAGGATCCGCGAAGCCGCTTTGTCCCTGAACGTGGTCCAAGGCATTTCTCAGGACGGCCCCTGCATCTTCCCCTATTCGGACGTGCGCAAGAACGGGATGGCATCTGGCTATTAG